Proteins encoded by one window of Halorussus vallis:
- a CDS encoding DUF7342 family protein: MSETDAADGPPPFEDAFASDDVEQRIYGTILQTREPTTASAIADSADCDPKTARKYLGWFDDLGIVTRHDGHPATYERNDAYFEWRRINQLAADHSVEELQERVRELTMRITEYEEAYDAASPAAVDAVAAAEGSEERTIDNVYSDLADWATAREERDRYERARQQRTGGEREQASG; this comes from the coding sequence ATGTCCGAGACAGATGCCGCCGATGGGCCGCCCCCCTTCGAGGATGCGTTCGCCAGCGACGATGTCGAACAACGCATCTACGGCACCATTCTGCAAACCCGCGAGCCGACGACGGCGAGCGCGATCGCCGACAGCGCCGACTGTGACCCCAAGACCGCCCGGAAGTATCTGGGCTGGTTCGACGATTTGGGGATCGTCACCCGGCACGATGGCCATCCGGCTACCTACGAACGGAATGACGCATATTTCGAGTGGCGACGCATCAACCAGCTCGCAGCCGACCACTCCGTTGAGGAACTGCAGGAACGTGTTCGTGAACTCACGATGCGCATCACCGAGTATGAGGAGGCGTATGACGCCGCGTCACCGGCCGCCGTCGACGCCGTTGCCGCTGCGGAGGGCAGCGAGGAGCGGACCATCGACAACGTGTACAGCGACCTCGCCGACTGGGCGACCGCCCGCGAGGAGCGTGACCGCTACGAACGCGCACGCCAGCAACGCACGGGTGGCGAGCGCGAACAAGCGTCCGGGTAG
- a CDS encoding phage NrS-1 polymerase family protein — MSNGLVGDQGVIPEDLREREQWVCWREEERDGKATKIPVTPGAGGFASSTESATWSDFETAHEYTETEYADGVGFVFTDDDPIVGVDLDDCRDPETGDVDDAALDIIERLDSYTEVSPSGTGYHVLITGTLPEGRNRRGSVELYDTARFFTVTGNHVKRTPTRVARRQDALTAIHREYVQDTERDTASESEQHDGTDDESPTTGAAGVDVDLEDEDLLEKARNASNGEKFERLWNGNTVGYDSQSEADMALCCLLAFWTGGDQTQMEQLFRQSGLMREKWDEIHYADGSTYGEKTIERAIATTSEFYDPDAGDDTADPHGTSDEVTTGGTPDDADRSRAYLAEKNRLLSERVDELEATLEQKTERIETLEAEVERLTDELEASDRETKQSHEEDSGTARETDDDSESPSMLSRFFGGQSE; from the coding sequence ATGAGTAATGGTTTGGTCGGCGATCAAGGGGTTATTCCAGAGGACTTACGAGAGCGCGAGCAGTGGGTCTGCTGGCGAGAAGAAGAGCGAGACGGGAAAGCGACGAAGATCCCGGTGACGCCGGGGGCTGGCGGGTTCGCGTCGTCGACGGAATCCGCCACATGGAGTGATTTCGAGACGGCACACGAGTACACCGAGACGGAGTACGCGGATGGCGTCGGGTTCGTGTTTACCGACGACGATCCCATCGTCGGCGTCGATCTGGACGACTGCCGCGACCCAGAAACTGGCGACGTCGACGACGCAGCGTTGGACATCATCGAGCGACTCGACTCCTATACGGAGGTGTCACCGTCCGGTACCGGCTATCACGTCCTGATTACCGGCACACTCCCCGAAGGACGGAACCGTCGCGGGAGCGTCGAACTGTACGACACGGCACGCTTTTTCACCGTCACTGGCAACCACGTCAAGCGGACACCCACTCGCGTTGCACGCCGGCAGGACGCGCTCACAGCAATTCACCGTGAGTACGTCCAGGACACCGAGCGTGACACAGCCTCCGAGTCCGAGCAGCATGATGGCACTGACGACGAGTCACCGACGACCGGTGCAGCCGGCGTCGATGTCGACCTCGAAGACGAGGACCTCCTCGAGAAAGCGCGAAACGCATCGAACGGCGAGAAGTTCGAGCGGCTCTGGAACGGGAATACGGTCGGCTACGACAGTCAGTCCGAGGCCGACATGGCGCTGTGCTGTTTGCTGGCGTTCTGGACCGGTGGTGACCAGACACAGATGGAGCAGCTGTTCCGCCAGTCGGGATTGATGCGGGAGAAATGGGACGAGATCCACTACGCTGACGGGTCGACGTACGGCGAGAAGACCATCGAGCGAGCGATTGCGACCACGTCGGAGTTCTACGACCCGGACGCCGGCGACGATACCGCAGATCCCCACGGCACATCTGACGAGGTCACAACTGGCGGGACGCCTGATGACGCAGACCGGAGTCGTGCGTATCTGGCTGAGAAAAATCGCTTGTTGAGCGAGCGCGTCGACGAGCTCGAAGCAACACTCGAACAGAAGACGGAGCGGATCGAGACTCTCGAAGCAGAGGTCGAGCGGCTCACCGACGAACTCGAAGCCAGTGACCGAGAGACTAAGCAGTCTCACGAGGAAGACTCCGGTACTGCGAGAGAGACCGATGACGATTCAGAGTCACCCTCTATGTTGAGTCGATTCTTCGGTGGCCAGTCCGAGTAG